From one Lotus japonicus ecotype B-129 chromosome 3, LjGifu_v1.2 genomic stretch:
- the LOC130744464 gene encoding uncharacterized protein LOC130744464 yields the protein MELSVHHLYEVLSRAPAYLNCKFRSVSPEVDFSMELNYCRQQARNMLQRGDMHVFAFPDVPAPMGMDFYHLFDNGPSPGLPIQFLNLFNSYWRILASWNGLVLIEFEIVDSKPPKPCICNPVTGYWALLRSPMEDSKNRHELGMQIVFVPSDTVGNDYKLICIAGVEHRWLPPYVIKEFNFVEYDWQVIEGDLNFGLRGLELDQVAVVNDTLYIMSTTIDYSDGEHSVSEDNPPPFIGKYSFGEKKKSTLPLPIEAAQDPFHGEYGVFKWGSRWTSTESLCLVRNIGPTFTFWTSSLEGAPGSWVLIQNLNIGQLGILDDLIKGFTVVNGECLIFATRFAVYGFNVNGDYPWKFKVLGPNTRKTYVKFISYSSTFRPINSSIKTTFRNLLALLTI from the coding sequence ATGGAGTTAAGTGTTCATCACTTGTATGAGGTGTTATCTCGTGCACCCGCATACCTTAATTGTAAGTTTAGGAGTGTATCCCCCGAAGTAGATTTCTCGATGGAGCTCAATTATTGCCGTCAACAAGCCCGCAACATGCTTCAACGCGGCGACATGCACGTTTTCGCTTTCCCTGACGTTCCAGCACCTATGGGGATGGACTTCTATCATTTATTCGATAATGGTCCTTCACCAGGATTGCCAATTCAATTCTTGAACTTATTTAACAGTTATTGGAGAATCCTCGCTTCGTGGAATGGGTTGGTCCTGATTGAATTTGAGATAGTGGATAGTAAGCCACCAAAACCGTGCATTTGCAATCCTGTCACAGGTTATTGGGCACTACTCAGATCTCCCATGGAAGATAGCAAAAATCGTCATGAACTTGGAATGCAGATCGTATTCGTTCCATCTGACACAGTTGGGAACGATTATAAATTGATCTGTATAGCGGGTGTTGAACATCGATGGTTACCCCCATATGTGATCAAGGAATTTAACTTTGTTGAATATGATTGGCAGGTTATCGAAGGTGATCTTAATTTCGGGCTAAGGGGTTTGGAACTGGATCAAGTTGCAGTTGTCAATGATACTTTGTACATTATGTCAACCACTATTGATTACAGCGATGGAGAGCATTCAGTTTCGGAGGATAATCCACCCCCATTCATAGGGAAATACTCATTTGGGGAAAAGAAAAAATCCACCCTACCCCTGCCTATTGAGGCTGCTCAGGATCCTTTTCATGGTGAATACGGGGTCTTCAAATGGGGTAGCCGATGGACGTCAACCGAGTCTCTGTGTCTAGTTCGAAATATTGGACCGACCTTTACTTTTTGGACTTCTTCTTTAGAAGGTGCGCCTGGTTCATGGGTCCTTATTCAAAACCTGAACATAGGACAGCTGGGGATTCTTGACGATCTAATCAAGGGTTTCACTGTTGTTAATGGAGAATGTTTGATATTCGCCACAAGGTTCGCGGTGTATGGTTTCAATGTAAACGGCGATTATCCGTGGAAATTCAAAGTTCTTGGTCCAAACACAAGGAAGACTTATGTCAAATTCATCTCTTATTCGAGTACCTTTAGGCCTATAAACTCGTCTATCAAAACTACCTTTCGGAATCTTCTTGCATTATTAACAATATAA